One window of Theropithecus gelada isolate Dixy chromosome 4, Tgel_1.0, whole genome shotgun sequence genomic DNA carries:
- the FUT9 gene encoding alpha-(1,3)-fucosyltransferase 9 produces MTSTSKGILRPFLIVCIILGCFMACLLIYIKPTNSWIFSPMESASSVLKMKNFFSTKTDYFNETTILVWVWPFGQTFDLTSCQAMFNIQGCHLTTDRSLYNKSHAVLIHHRDISWDLTNLPQQARPPFQKWIWMNLESPTHTPQKSGIEHLFNLTLTYRRDSDIQVPYGFLTVSTNPFVFEVPSKEKLVCWVVSNWNPEHARVKYYNELSKSIEIHTYGQAFGEYVNDKNLIPTISTCKFYLSFENSIHKDYITEKLYNAFLAGSVPVVLGPSRENYENYIPADSFIHVEDYNSPSELAKYLKEVDKNNKLYLSYFNWRKDFTVNLPRFWESHACLACDHVKRHQEYKSVGNLEKWFWN; encoded by the coding sequence ATGACATCAACATCCAAAGGAATTCTTCGCCCATTTTTAATTGTCTGCATTATCCTGGGCTGTTTCATGGCATGTCTTCTCATTTACATCAAACCTACCAACAGCTGGATCTTCAGTCCAATGGAATCAGCCAGCTCTGtgctgaaaatgaaaaacttcttCTCCACCAAAACTGATTATTTTAATGAAACTACTATTCTGGTGTGGgtgtggccatttgggcagacctTTGACCTTACATCCTGCCAAGCAATGTTCAACATCCAAGGATGCCATCTCACAACGGACCGTTCACTGTACAACAAATCCCATGCAGTTCTGATCCATCACCGAGACATCAGTTGGGATCTGACAAATTTACCTCAGCAAGCTAGGCCACCCTTCCAGAAATGGATTTGGATGAATTTGGAGTCACCAACTCACACTCCTCAAAAGAGTGGCATTGAGCACTTGTTTAACCTGACTTTGACTTATCGCCGCGACTCAGATATCCAAGTGCCTTATGGCTTCTTGACGGTGAGCACAAATCCCTTTGTGTTTGAAGTGCCAAGCAAAGAGAAGTTGGTGTGCTGGGTTGTGAGTAACTGGAACCCTGAGCATGCCAGGGTCAAGTATTACAATGAGCTAAGCAAAAGCATTGAAATCCATACCTATGGGCAAGCATTTGGAGAATATGTCAATGATAAAAATTTGATTCCTACCATATCTACTTGtaaattttatctttcctttgaAAATTCAATCCACAAGGATTACATCACGGAAAAGCTCTACAATGCTTTTCTGGCTGGCTCTGTACCTGTTGTTCTGGGACCATCTAGAGAAAACTATGAGAATTACATTCCagcagattcattcattcatgtggaAGATTATAACTCTCCCAGTGAGCTAGCAAAGTATCTGAAGGAAGTCGACAAAAACAATAAGTTGTACCTCAGTTACTTTAACTGGAGGAAGGATTTCACTGTAAATCTTCCACGATTTTGGGAATCACATGCCTGCTTGGCTTGTGATCATGTGAAAAGGCATCAAGAATATAAATCTGTTGGTAATTTAGAGAAATGGTTTtggaattaa